CGACCTTGGAGTGCGCTGCATCGTTCTCTTCCCGAAGGTGTCCGAGGGCCTGAAAACTGAAGACGGTGTCGAGTGCTTTAACGCCAATGGTCTGATCCCTCGCGCAATACGGCAGATCAAGCAAGCCATTCCCGAGATGGCGATCATGACGGATGTCGCCCTGGATCCCTACTCCTGTGATGGTCATGACGGGATCGTCAGTCCAGACGGAGTTGTCCTCAACGACGAGACGATTGAACTGCTCTGCAAACAGGCTGTTGTGCAGGCTGAAGCGGGTGCTGATCTGATTGGCCCCAGCGACATGATGGACGGCCGTGTCGGGGCCATCCGTGAAGCCCTCGACGATGAAGGCTTCGAACATGTGGGCATCATCAGCTACACGGCGAAGTACTCCTCCGCGTACTACGGACCCTTCCGGGAGGCCCTCGACTCCGCGCCGCGTGCGGCCGGCAGCAAGCCGATCCCCAAAAACAAAGACACCTATCAGATGGATCCCGCCAATGCCCGGGAAGCCATCACAGAAGCCCAGCTCGACGAGCAGGAGGGCGCCGACATCATGATGGTGAAGCCAGGTCTGGCCTATCTCGACATCATCCATCGCCTGCGTGAGGAGTCAGAACTCCCTATCGCTGCTTACAACGTGAGTGGTGAGTATTCGATGGTGAAGGCCGCGGCGGAGCGTGGCTGGATCGATGAAAAGGCCGTTGTGCTGGAGACCTTGCTGAGCTTCAAGCGCGCCGGGGCTGATCTGATTCTCACGTACCACGCTTGCGATGCAGCGGCTTGGTTGAAGGAGGCCTGATCCGATGGCAACAGCTGATCAACCGACGGGTGTGAATCGTCTCGGTCATGTGGCGATCCGCGTTGAGAACGTCGATCGGGCTGTTGCCTTCTACACCGATCTGGGGATGCACCTGGTCTGGCGCGCCGACGACTGGTGCTACCTGGAAGCCGGGGAAGGTCGCGACGGACTCGCCTTGTTAGGCCCGGATTACAAGGCCGCCGGCCCACATTTCGCCTTCCATTTTCGCGATCGTGAACAGGTGGATGTGATCCACGACCGTCTCAAAGCGCAGGGTGTGCACGTTGGTGCCGTCCATGACCACCGCGACGGCACGGCGTCTTTTTATCTGAAAGACCCGGAAGGCAACTGGCTCGAAATGCTCTATGAACCCCCCGGTGGCATCCCCTCCAATTGCAGTTGACTTGAGCTTGGAGGCGGACCGGGCTCAGCAGGAAACGCTCGAATTGCTGGAGTGGCATCGGGTCTGTGACCATCTCAGCGGTTTTGCGAGCACCGGCATGGGCCGTGACGCTGCGCGGGTGCAACCCTTGCCGTCCAGCCTGGAGGAGTCGAGAACACGCCTGGCCGAGACCGTTGAGATGGCGGTGCTCGATGACCTCACCGAAGGTGGACTCAGTTTTCGCGGGGTTCAGAACCTCGAGCCGGTGGTGCTGCGCTGCAGCAAAGGGGGAGTGGCCTCCGGTGAAGAGCTTTTGGCCGTGGCGGAAACCCTGGCAGCGGCCCGTCGTCTGCGCCGTCAGATCGACGACCCCGAGCTGCGCCCGGTGTGCACCACCCTGATTGAAACCATGGTGACGCTGCCGGAGTTGGAGCAGCGGCTCAAATTTGCCCTGGAGGAGGGAGGTCGTGTTGCTGATCGTGCCAGCTCTGCACTCTCAGCGCTTCGGCATCAATGGCAAGGGTTGCGCCAAGACCGTCGGGACAAGCTTCAGGAGTTGCTGCGCCGCCTGGCCTCATCCCTTCAGGACAGTGTGATCGCTGAGCGTCACGGCCGTCCGGTCCTGGCGGTGAAGGCCGGTTCGGTGAGCCAGGTGCCGGGCCAGGTGCATGACAGTTCGGCCTCAGGCAGCACGCTTTTTGTGGAACCTCGCTCGGTGCTCACCCTCGGAAACAAGCTGGTGGAACTGGAGTCCCGCATCCGGGATGAGGAACGCAAGGTGTTGGCAGAGCTGAGTGCTCTGGTGGCCGACGAGGCGTCTGCCCTCAATCAAGTGGTGGCCGTGCTGCGAACGCTTGATCTTGCTCTGGCTCGTGGGCGCTACGGGCGCTGGCTTGGTGGTGTGGCGCCGCAGCTTGAGAGGGCTGAGGAGGCCCCCTTTCATCTCACAGGTCTGCGGCATCCTTTGTTGGTGTGGCAGCACAAACGGGCGGAGGGGCCTCCGGTGGTTCCGATTTCCGTGGAGGTGTCGCCGGACCTGCGAGTGGTTGCGATCACCGGGCCGAACACCGGTGGCAAGACGGTCACGCTGAAAAGCATCGGTCTTGCTGCATTGATGGCGCGTGCTGGCATGCTTTTGCCCTGTTCCGGGCAACCTTCATTGCCCTGGTGTGCCCAGGTGCTGGCGGATATCGGGGATGAACAATCCCTGCAGCAGAGCTTGTCCACCTTCAGTGGTCATGTGAAGCGAATTGGGCGAATCCTCGAGGCGTTGCAGCGGGGCGGTGCCCCCGCCCTGGTGCTGCTGGATGAGGTTGGTGCTGGAACGGATCCCAGCGAGGGAACGGCCTTGGCCACGGCTTTGCTCAAGGCTCTTGCTGAACGAGCCCGACTCACCATCGCCACCACCCATTTCGGTGAACTCAAGGCCCTCAAATATGACGACGCTCGTTTTGAGAATGCCTCTGTGGCCTTCAACCCTGAAACGCTCTCCCCCACGTATGAATTGCTGTGGGGCATTCCGGGGCGCAGCAATGCGCTGGCGATCGCGACGCGGTTGGGCCTTGACCCCGATGTTCTTCAGCAGGCGCAGCAGCTTCTGGCTCCTGGAGGTGATGGTGAGGTGAATAGTGTGATTCGCGGCTTGGAGGAGCAACGTCAGCGCCAGCAGGCCGCGGCGGAGGATGCGGCAGCACTGCTGGCCCGCACTGAGCTTCTGCACGAGGAGTTGCTGCAGCGCTGGCAGAAGCAGAAGCAGCAGACTGCACAACGCCAGGAGCAGGGCCGTCAGCGGCTCGAGGAGTCGATCCGCAAAGGCCAGAAAGAGGTCCGCACGCTGATTCGCCGGCTTCGTGATGAGCGTGCGGATGGGGAAACCGCGCGGAGGGCTGGCCAACGGCTCCGCACACTGGAGGACCATCACCGACCCATCCCCGAACGGCGATCACCCACTCCGGGCTGGTGTCCGGCGGTGGGTGATCGGGTGCGCTTGTTGGTTCTTGGGAAGGCTGCGGACGTGTTGGCCATCACGGATGACGGCCTTCAGCTCACGGTCCGTTGTGGGGTGATGCGCACAACTGTGGATCTCGCAGCGGTGGAAAGCCTTGATGGTCGCAA
The Synechococcus sp. PROS-U-1 DNA segment above includes these coding regions:
- the hemB gene encoding porphobilinogen synthase; its protein translation is MELTYRPRRLRRTPALRAMVREHSLSAADFIYPLFVHEGAEVEPIGAMPGASRWSLEALTGEVQRAYDLGVRCIVLFPKVSEGLKTEDGVECFNANGLIPRAIRQIKQAIPEMAIMTDVALDPYSCDGHDGIVSPDGVVLNDETIELLCKQAVVQAEAGADLIGPSDMMDGRVGAIREALDDEGFEHVGIISYTAKYSSAYYGPFREALDSAPRAAGSKPIPKNKDTYQMDPANAREAITEAQLDEQEGADIMMVKPGLAYLDIIHRLREESELPIAAYNVSGEYSMVKAAAERGWIDEKAVVLETLLSFKRAGADLILTYHACDAAAWLKEA
- a CDS encoding VOC family protein — its product is MATADQPTGVNRLGHVAIRVENVDRAVAFYTDLGMHLVWRADDWCYLEAGEGRDGLALLGPDYKAAGPHFAFHFRDREQVDVIHDRLKAQGVHVGAVHDHRDGTASFYLKDPEGNWLEMLYEPPGGIPSNCS
- a CDS encoding endonuclease MutS2, whose translation is MNPPVASPPIAVDLSLEADRAQQETLELLEWHRVCDHLSGFASTGMGRDAARVQPLPSSLEESRTRLAETVEMAVLDDLTEGGLSFRGVQNLEPVVLRCSKGGVASGEELLAVAETLAAARRLRRQIDDPELRPVCTTLIETMVTLPELEQRLKFALEEGGRVADRASSALSALRHQWQGLRQDRRDKLQELLRRLASSLQDSVIAERHGRPVLAVKAGSVSQVPGQVHDSSASGSTLFVEPRSVLTLGNKLVELESRIRDEERKVLAELSALVADEASALNQVVAVLRTLDLALARGRYGRWLGGVAPQLERAEEAPFHLTGLRHPLLVWQHKRAEGPPVVPISVEVSPDLRVVAITGPNTGGKTVTLKSIGLAALMARAGMLLPCSGQPSLPWCAQVLADIGDEQSLQQSLSTFSGHVKRIGRILEALQRGGAPALVLLDEVGAGTDPSEGTALATALLKALAERARLTIATTHFGELKALKYDDARFENASVAFNPETLSPTYELLWGIPGRSNALAIATRLGLDPDVLQQAQQLLAPGGDGEVNSVIRGLEEQRQRQQAAAEDAAALLARTELLHEELLQRWQKQKQQTAQRQEQGRQRLEESIRKGQKEVRTLIRRLRDERADGETARRAGQRLRTLEDHHRPIPERRSPTPGWCPAVGDRVRLLVLGKAADVLAITDDGLQLTVRCGVMRTTVDLAAVESLDGRKPEPPPKPVVKVQARSLGGGGAQVRTSRNTLDVRGMRVHEAEAALEERLRSANGPVWVIHGIGTGKLKRGLRTWLDTVPYVERVTDAEQGDGGPGCSVVWVR